TCAGAGAGTTTTCGACGCCCTTCTTGATATTGTCTTCGCGGGCCTCGATGCCCACGACGCAATTATCGGTGAAGGAGACGGCGGCGTCGCCGAGAAGCTGGACGGACTGCAGGAAGTTGTAGGCCATCATCGGGTTATAGACGTTGAGCTCGAAGTGGCCCTGCGAACCGGCGAAGGAAAGGGCGGCATTGTTGCCGAAGATGTGGGCGCAAACCTGCGTCAGTGCTTCCGACTGGGTCGGGTTCACCTTACCCGGCATGATCGACGAGCCGGGTTCGTTTTCCGGCAGCGAGAGTTCGCCGAGACCGGCGCGCGGGCCGGAGCCGAGGAAGCGGATGTCGTTGGCGATCTTGAAGAGCGCCGCAGCGGCCGCATTGATCGCACCATGGGAGAAGACCATGGAATCGTGCGAGGCAAGCGCTTCAAACTTGTTCGGTGCGGTGACGAAGGAAAGGCCGGTAATCTCAGAGATTTCCTCGGCGACCTTTTCGGCAAAACCGACCGGGGCATTAAGACCAGTGCCGACGGCCGTGCCGCCCTGGGCGAGCTTCGACAGCGCGGGCAGGGTGGTTTCGATGTTGGCGATGGCGGAGGCGACCTGCGCCGCGTAACCGGAGAATTCCTGGCCGAGCGTCAGCGGCGTTGCATCCTGCGTGTGGGTGCGACCGATCTTGATGATCTTTTCGAACTGCTTGACCTTGGCTTCCAGCGCCTTGTGCAGGTGCCTGAGGCTCGGCAGCAGGTGGTGAACGATCTGCTCGACGCAGGCGATGTGCATCGCCGTCGGGTAGGTGTCGTTCGAGGATTGGCTCATATTGACGTGGTCGTTGGGATGAACCGGCTTCTTGCTGCCCATTTCGCCGCCGAGCATCTCGATTGCGCGGTTGGAAATCACCTCGTTGGCATTCATGTTGGACTGGGTGCCCGAACCGGTCTGCCAGACGACCAGCGGGAAGTGCTCGGTCAGCTTGCCATCGATGACTTCCTGTGAGGCGGCGATGATGGCTTCGCCGATCTTCGGGTCGAGGCCGGCAAGCGCCATGTTGGCGCGGGCGGCGGCCTGTTTGACGATGCCGAGCGCGCGAACGACCGATGCCGGCTGCTTTTCCCAACCGATCTTGAAGTTGCCGAGCGAGCGCTGCGCCTGCGCGCCCCAGTAGCGATCGGCCTGAACGTCAATAGGGCCAAATGTATCGGTTTCCGTCCGTGTGGCTGTCATCAATCTTGCCTTTTTACTCGTGTTCCTCCGCCAAAACGGCGCCTTCGCCCGCCTTGCGCGGCCGATATATAGAATCATCGCGGCAGCAAAGAAAGCCGCTGTCATGCGGCGCGGGAAGATATTTCCCTTCGGCTTGCAGCGATTGGCGTGCGCCCGGTGGGGCAAGAAGAAAAAGGCGCCCGCGTGGCATTTTTACTACGTGCTGAAAAGGCCGAGAAGCCGGGCTTTTGCCGCATGCTTCCGTGGCGTCCGGGTCAAAGCAAAGTGAATGAAATAAATAGAAATTTAACCATTCTCGCCAATTCTGGAAATTACGTTTTTATGGCTTCGGCTGTATTATGAGGTTCATTTCGGCACGATTTTGGGCTTTGGGCGTTTTCTTTTCAACGGGCCGTTGATCGGCTAGAGATGCATGAAACTGATGCCCGCCGTTTTTCCGGTGGTGCTGGGTGCTACGAGGATCAAATTGCAAGTCACATCTGGAAAATCATCGGCAGCACTGGTGCTGGCTCTCGGTCTTTCCGTTTCAACCGCTCTTCCCGGCAGTGCCGGGGCGGTGACCCTGATGGACCTCCTTCGCGGCGGCCCGGGCAAGATCGCGCGTGACCGCGGCGAGTTGCCGCCCGCCGGTATCGTCACCTCACCGTCCGGTTCCGCATCGGGTACTGCGCAGAGCGCGGATGCTTCCGACCCTGAGCCTCTGCCGCGCGTTTCAGGCCCGCGCTATTATGACTATAAGGCGGATACGGCCCGTGCGGTAAACACGGCGAATTTCGGCGAAGGCCTTGCCAACCTGAAGTTCAGCGCCACGCCGGAGATCGCCAAGGCGCTGGAAGCCTATTACGGCGCCGGCGGCAAGACGCTGTGGGTTTCCGGCGGCGAACTGACCGAGCGCGCCAATGCCGTCCTCGCTTTCCTCGAGACGGTTGGCGAAAGCGGCCTTGATCCTGCCGATTACAGCATTTCCGCACCGGCAAAGGACGTGACCGCAAGCATCAGCAGCAATGTCGTCGGCGCCACGTCGAACGGCACGCCGGTGGAGACGGCCTCGGCGCCTGTTTCCGACGCTTATCAGCGGGCGCAGATGCAGTTCGAGCTCGCGCTTTCGGCAAAAGTTCTCGCCTATGTGCAGGATACGACCCGCGGTCGCGTCGATCCGAACCGGATTTCCGGCTACCATGATTTCAAGCGCAAGACGGTGAACCTCGCTCCCGTTCTGAAGCTTGCGGGCCTGAGCCCCGATGTGGCCGCCTATCTGCGCAGCCGCGAGCCCTCCAGCGCCGAATATCAGGCGCTGAAGGCAGAGCTTGCGCGTCTGCGTGGCGAGGGCGATGCTGCCCATGCCGTGCGCGTTCCCGCCGATCTGGTGCTGAAGCCCGGCAACAGCAGCGCCGATATGGCGAGTGTGGTGAAAGCAATCGAACATCGCGCATCGCCTGCCTTCAAGACAGAGCATGCGGCGATCATCGCCGCCTACCAGCAGACGCCGGAATACACACCCGATCTCGTTGACCTCGTGAAGGCGTTCCAGAGCGAAAATGGCCTGAAGGCCGACGGCGTGATCGGTCGCGCAACGGTTCGCGCGATGGTTGGCGAAAGCAACGATGCCAAGATCGCCAAGGTACAGGTGGCGATGGAGCAGATCCGCTGGCTGCCGGCCGATCTCGGCCAGCGTTATGTGTTCATCAACCAGCCCGCCTTCATGGCCTATTATCACAATGAGGGTGTCGAACAGTTCGGCATGAAGGTCGTGGTCGGCTCCAAGGCCAACCAGACCTATTTCTTCCAGGACGAGATTCAGACCGTCGAGTTTAATCCCTATTGGGGCGTGCCGCAGTCGATCATCATCAACGAAATGCTGCCGAAGCTGCGCCGCGACCCGTCCTATCTCGACCGGCTGGGTTACGAAGTGCAGGTGAACGGCCGCGCCGTGTCGTCCTCCAGCGTCAACTGGTATGGCTCGACCAACGCCGTTTCCGTGCGCCAGCCGCCGAGCAGCGACAATGCGCTGGGCGACCTGAAAATCCTCTTCCCGAACGCGCATGCCATCTACATGCATGACACGCCGGCCAAGAGCTTCTTCAACCGCGACATGCGCGCACTGAGCCACGGCTGTATCCGTCTGGTGGAGCCGCGCCGTATGGCGGCTGCCGTTCTCGGCACCACCATCGACAAGGTCAACGAACAGATCGCCTCCGGCAAGAACCGCGCCGTTCAGGTGCCCGTAAAAATCCCGGTCTATGTGTCCTACTTCACCGCCTGGCCTGACAAGGACGGCAAGGTGCAGTTTTTCGACGATGTGTATGATCGCGACAGCTACGTGCAGAAAGCCTTTGCCGTGACGACGAAGGCAAGGGCCAGCTCGATCTGATAGATCGCACCGAGAAAAAAGCGCCGGAAACGGCGCTTTTTTGTTTCGACCCGACACTCTTTGCCGTCTATGCCTTGAAGAGCCTAAATTCCAGGTCGCCGTCGCTATCAAGTATGTTGGCGCTCAGGAGTGCTTCCTCCAACGACGATTTGCGAACGAGCAACTCGTAGAAAAACAGATGAACGAAAAGAGGTGTCGCCGCGCCGTCAGGATAGCCAGGCGAGGCGATATAGGCTTTTGCGCCGCCTTCGATGAATGTTTTGGCGAAAACATCGGAACCCGTGCAGCACGCCGTGCTGAAAATGACGGTCTCCGGCAGATCGACGTTTCCGGCGAGCGTCTCGGCGGGCATGCTGCCGTTCTTCAATTTCATCCGGGTAACGTCCTGGTTGAATTCACCGACCACAAGGCCGTTTTCATCGCCATGGCCGCTGATGATGAGATAGGGCGGCGGGTGATCGCCTTGTTTCAGGCACACCAGAATATCTTCCGGCGTGCCGGGAAGATGCAACCGCACCGACGCGCCGAGGCTTTCCAGCATTGCCCTCAAAAGCAGAGCTTCGCCGGAATCACCGAGGGCGATTATGCTGACGGCGGTTCGGGGGAAGAGGAAATTATGATCGACCATCGCGCACTACGGATTTCGGCTCGCTTTATGCCGCCGCATCGCGCCCCGCGAGCAATCGGCCAACCAGATCGGGCGTCAGCGCTGCGAAATCATCGATCACGACATCTGGCTTAAGGTCGGCCATCGGCACGTCGGTATAGCCGAAGGTGACGCCGATGGAGGGCACGTTGGCGTTTTTCGCGGCAAGGATATCATTGATGCTGTCACCGACCATGATCGTGCGATCCGGGTCGCCGCCGGCTTTCTCTATGGTGCCGAGAATGTGGCGCGCATCCGGCTTACGGAATTCGAACGTGTCGCCACAGGTAAGCGCGGCGAAGTACTTCATAAGATTAAGTTCTTCGAGAAGCGGGCGGGCAAGGATTTCGGTCTTGTTGGTGCAGACGGCGAGCGCGAACCCGGCCGCGGAGAGCTTATCCAGCGCATTCACGATACCCGGGTACGGGCGGCTCTTTCCTGGCATCTCCGCGCGGTAATGCTCTATCAGCCGTTCGTAGAGCGGTTCCACCTCTGCTTCGGGCAGTTCCTTTTCCCGTAGCGCGAAGGCGCGCTTGATGGTTACGCGTGCACCTTGG
This genomic interval from Agrobacterium tumefaciens contains the following:
- the fumC gene encoding class II fumarate hydratase, with the protein product MTATRTETDTFGPIDVQADRYWGAQAQRSLGNFKIGWEKQPASVVRALGIVKQAAARANMALAGLDPKIGEAIIAASQEVIDGKLTEHFPLVVWQTGSGTQSNMNANEVISNRAIEMLGGEMGSKKPVHPNDHVNMSQSSNDTYPTAMHIACVEQIVHHLLPSLRHLHKALEAKVKQFEKIIKIGRTHTQDATPLTLGQEFSGYAAQVASAIANIETTLPALSKLAQGGTAVGTGLNAPVGFAEKVAEEISEITGLSFVTAPNKFEALASHDSMVFSHGAINAAAAALFKIANDIRFLGSGPRAGLGELSLPENEPGSSIMPGKVNPTQSEALTQVCAHIFGNNAALSFAGSQGHFELNVYNPMMAYNFLQSVQLLGDAAVSFTDNCVVGIEAREDNIKKGVENSLMLVTALNGKLGYDICAKIAKTAHKNGTTLREEAVGGGYLTNEEFDQYVRPENMIGPK
- a CDS encoding L,D-transpeptidase family protein yields the protein MLALGLSVSTALPGSAGAVTLMDLLRGGPGKIARDRGELPPAGIVTSPSGSASGTAQSADASDPEPLPRVSGPRYYDYKADTARAVNTANFGEGLANLKFSATPEIAKALEAYYGAGGKTLWVSGGELTERANAVLAFLETVGESGLDPADYSISAPAKDVTASISSNVVGATSNGTPVETASAPVSDAYQRAQMQFELALSAKVLAYVQDTTRGRVDPNRISGYHDFKRKTVNLAPVLKLAGLSPDVAAYLRSREPSSAEYQALKAELARLRGEGDAAHAVRVPADLVLKPGNSSADMASVVKAIEHRASPAFKTEHAAIIAAYQQTPEYTPDLVDLVKAFQSENGLKADGVIGRATVRAMVGESNDAKIAKVQVAMEQIRWLPADLGQRYVFINQPAFMAYYHNEGVEQFGMKVVVGSKANQTYFFQDEIQTVEFNPYWGVPQSIIINEMLPKLRRDPSYLDRLGYEVQVNGRAVSSSSVNWYGSTNAVSVRQPPSSDNALGDLKILFPNAHAIYMHDTPAKSFFNRDMRALSHGCIRLVEPRRMAAAVLGTTIDKVNEQIASGKNRAVQVPVKIPVYVSYFTAWPDKDGKVQFFDDVYDRDSYVQKAFAVTTKARASSI
- a CDS encoding HAD family hydrolase, which encodes MTSRPLSPLAIFDLDGTLVDTAADLIASLNHTIAIAGLAPVTYEDITHLVGQGARVTIKRAFALREKELPEAEVEPLYERLIEHYRAEMPGKSRPYPGIVNALDKLSAAGFALAVCTNKTEILARPLLEELNLMKYFAALTCGDTFEFRKPDARHILGTIEKAGGDPDRTIMVGDSINDILAAKNANVPSIGVTFGYTDVPMADLKPDVVIDDFAALTPDLVGRLLAGRDAAA